In Paenibacillus durus, the DNA window TTACGTTAACCAACTGGTTGATATCCTGAGAGCGCTCACCCAGAACTGTGACCTCGCGAGAGATGTCGCTCACCGTTTCTTCGATGTTGCGCATGGTTTCAATGGCAGTGCGGATACTCAGACTTCCTTCCTGGGCGAGATGTGAAGAGCTATCCGCCTCTTTAGACACGGCTTTGGCTTCGGTGGACAGCATCTCGGCTTCTTCCGACATATAATGGATGGCCTTGAGTCCGTCCCTGACCGTGCTGAGCTGTCGTTCAGCCCCGGTCGTAACATCTCCCGTAATCTCCACGACTTGCTCTGTCGCCTTGGTGGTCTGCTCGGCCCCGGCCGTCAGCTCCTGGGAGGCTGCCGCTACCTGCTCGGCATTAATGCCGACTTCCTGAATGAGCCGGCGCAGATGGTCGACCATGATATTGAAGGAAGCCGCCAATGTGCCGATTTCATCCTTTCTGGAAATCTTGAACTGCTGCATCGTCAGATCGCCGCCGGAGATGACCTTTGCAGCGTTGGAAAGCAATAGCACCGGTCTCGAAATCGACCGGCTGATCCAGAGGGCTACGGTTAACCCGATGATGATAGCCAGCACAGAAATCGCCAGCGAAAGCTTCTGGGTAGCCGCAGTCTGTGTTTCTGCGTTGGCAATTCCCTCCTTCAGCAGGCTCTCTTGAATACCCGTCAATTTCTGGGCTGCTTCATAGAATTTCTTGGAGATGGGCTCAATATTTGTTGAGCCGATTGCCATATAATCGGCTGTCTTGTTCTGCGCTTTCAGATCAAGCATTTGCTCAGCGTAGTTGGTGTACTGAATCTGCAGCAGGTTTAGGCCTTGCAGCAGCAGCCACTCATCGGGATCATTAATAATGGCCTCAAGCTGATGGCTAAGCTTCTTGTAACGGGCAATTGCGGCCGTATATTGTTCCAGAGATGCCTCGTCCGCGTACAACAAGTAGGAGTTCGTCGCTATTTTCTCATCATTGATCGCAATACTCAGGTCTTTAATCAGGCTGACGGCAGTGGAACGCCCGTCTATTAATTGTTTGTAGGTGCTCTCGATGCTGTTCATCTGGAAAAAGTTGATCGTTCCTACGACCACCAGAAAAATGAGTATCAGTGAAAAGCTGCCCAGCAGCTTTGATTTGATAGAATGCAGGATTGTCATCGCTTCACCTCCTTAGGAATTCATTTCTGCAAGCGTTGCCGTTGCCTCTTTGCGGAACTGCTGCGAGGCTGCCTCCGGCGTCTTCAGTCCATCGTTGACTTGTTTGCCGAGGCGAAGCAGCAGGTTGTTTACCTTGCTGGCTCCGCGCGGAGGCGGAGGATCAATCGGCTTGTTGTGGTTCGAGACGTACTCGATATAGTTGTACTGCTCTTTACCGCTTTCGTTCGCTTGTTCCGATAACAGCTTCCGAATTTTTCCGGCAATCGGCACCCCACGCTCTCCTTGCAGAATTTCGTTTGCCGCAGTGTCATTGGTGAAGAAATCGATGAACTCGGCAGCGGCTTCCTTATGCTTGCTGTAGGACGAAATGGAGAAGAATTGCGACGGTTTCAGATAATTCCCTTCCTCTCCGCCTTGCAGGGTCGGCATTGGCATCATGCGGATCGTGCTTCCCTTAAGCTGGTTATAAAGAATGATCCGGTTGCTCGTAATCGGGCTAAAAGCGGAATCGCCTTTAACGATCAACGAATCCTTCTCTTCCTTAGTACCGGAAAAACCCATTATGCCTTCGTTCACCAGTGTCTTTTGCAGTGTGAAAAAATCAGTCAGATCCTGGTCGTTCTCATATCCCAGCGCTTTGCCGTCGGTGCTGAACAGCGTCGCTCCTTTTTGCCGGATGTAATAGCTGAAGTCCAGCGTCTCCGCATCCAGCGGATAGAAATCTTCGCCAAGCTCGGCTTTGAGCTGTTTGCCTATCTCAATCAATTGATCATAGGTGATTTCCTGCCCGGGTCCTTTGATGCCCGTCTGCTGGAATACCTTGGGATCATAAATCAATGCAGGTGCGTTAACGCCGAGTGAAATACCGTACAGCGCATTGTTGATTTTGCCTGGATCGGCGTACACGCTGTCCACATCGCTCAAATTGATCGTACCCTTCTTCACAAAAGCATCCAGTGGTTCAAGCAGCTTGCGCATGGAATAATCGGCAATCATACTGTAGTCCATCTGAAGCACGTCAGGAAAATCCTGGTCTGCCGCTTTCATGGCCAATTGATCCCAATACCCCGATAACGGTACGGTGGAGCCTTCGATTTTAATTTCGGGATGCTGCTCTTCGAACAGCTTGATGACCGCTTCTGTTCTTTTCTGCCGATCTTCCGACCCCCACCAGAAGACTTTCAGTGTGATGCTGGTATCCTCCGTCTTGTGTTCTTCAACGGTTTTGTTGGAACATCCTGCGACAATTAAAGCCAGGCTAGCCAAAATCATTATGAAGATGCGTGTCCATGCATACTTCTTCACCCGTTTACCCCCCAAAAAGATAAATGACAAACTGTTATATATATCGGAATCCGCCAGGCTAAATTGTATCAAGCATAATTTGGAAAATGGCGATGGAGGATATCATGACGTGCATGGCCGTGTACACTGTGAAGGGAAGTGAGAGGTTCAGTGTTCAGGCGGATTTTACTCGTAGAGAGTAGGGGCTCAGTGCGGTAAAAGCAGGGCGGCCCGCCGCCGGTTAAACACCGGGAGCAGGCCGCCGAATGATGTCATATGAGGTTAATCCGAGTGTTCAATTACTAACCAGCTTACGGTACCTATATATATCGCCGCCAGATTTACTAACATGATAAAACGGCTCAAAGCCTCTTTTTATTAATTCTTCATCGGCTTCTCTTTTCCTATTATCTTCCCCGATGCAATCAATAATGTAACCACCGTTCTTAACAACTCTTGACAGTTCAGCAATCTCAAGGTCATAATTGTCGCCCACTACATGCCCCGACATAACAATATCGAAGGAATTATCCTCATAAGGGATTTGCTCGATCGTGCCATCTACGACTACAACATTATTAATATTCTCACGTTTGATTTTATCCCGCATGTACTCCCTCAGCATATCGGTAGGTTCGCTTGCATAAACACGCTTCGCCTTTTCTGCTGCGGCAAAAGCAAGCCTTCCTGTACCGCTTCCCAGATCGAGAACTACCTTGTCCGTAAAATCTGCAAGTTCAAATAGTAACTGTTTGTCCCAGTCGTAAATATAATCGCAATTTTGGTTCATAATGCCGGGATAAACATAAACGACCGAAGTTTCCATTGCGTGAATTACAAATACCTCTGCTTTTCGAATTTCATGAGGTGTAAGATTTTTGGGCGCCTTTGCAATCATTTGTTCAATCGAAGGCTTGCTTTCAGGACTTTTATGAGCAAAGTACCACGCTACTGAGGGGTTATATGCTAAAGCTATGCCCAAGTTATCGCAAAACTCATCCCATCCAACATACTTGTTGCATATCATTCGAACAATCCATCTGTCCATTAATAAAAAGCTGTTAAAAGAAAACTCCTCTGCGTTGATCCAGTTAAATGACATAGTAAACTAATCCTCCATTTTTTGGGAGAGTTAAAGTATAGTCACCCTCCAAGAAATTATGCGAGCGGACAATTTTGTATTTATCATCTGACATCATCCTTTCATCAGTATTTAATGGAGCTGGAAAATAACTAAAAATCAAGAAAAAGTTGTTCACTATGATTATAAATGGCACAAATTTTATTATCAATGAAAGTTCTTTTATAACTATGCTGCCCGTTAACGTAATAAAGGTGCCGATAATTATCTTCTGGAGAATTTATAGAGAAGGTGTCCCTTTGGGCTCGCTTCGTTTGTGAACAAGAGGCGGAAGACGCCGTTCAGGACATTCTGGTCAAGGCATTTGAGAAAATCAACATGTACAAGCCGACTGTCAGTTTCTCCTCTTGGCTGTATAAAATGGCTTATCATCACTGCCTGAACTTGATCCACCGAAAGAAATTGCAACAAAAATTTAAGGTCGGTCTGTTCACCCCAAACATGACCACTGACAGCGCTGCACAGGTTATAGAGCGTCAACTTTTCAGTGAACCGCTCAGCCGGGCGCTGGACAAACTGACAGCGGAGGAGCGGACCCTGCTGGTGCTGCGAATTTTTGAGGAAAAGTCTTTTGATGAGATCGGTGAAATAATGAACAAAAGCCAGGAAGCAGTCAAGAAAAAATACGGCAGAACGAAAACAAAGCTCAAAAAAATAATGGACCATATGAAGGAGGAAGAAAAATGCGTGAGTTACAACACACTCTTCAAGACAAAAGCCTGAAAAAATGGATTTGCTTCCGGAAAAAGCGTTAAGAATCCAAGCTTTTGATGTCACGGACAAAGTTATGGACCAGGTCTATCAGAAGGGACAACGAAAAGCAGGATTGACTGCCAAGATGCGCCTGCGGCCAGGTATCTCCGCCCCCGTTATGATCACGTTCTTTGTTTTGAGTGCCTCTGTGACCGGATACGCGGCTTCGAAATACCTTGAATTCCGCAACAGCAAGGGCGATGTCGTATTAAATACGGCTAAAGCTGAGGAACCAACGGATTTCTCTAAACAATATACACAATTGTATTGGATGTACAGCCAGCAGGTAAAAGACCGGCTTCAGCCGGGAGTATGCCGCCTATTACGTTAAGGATGATTTTTTTAATAACGCAGATCAGTGGCATCCGGTCAAATTCGAATACAAATGGGTTGAATTCTCAAGCTTCAGCAGCCTGCAGGATGAAATCAAACGAACGCAGGCGCCGCTCTTGAATAATCCTTCTCATCTGCCGGATGGCTACCACTTTGATTACGGATATGTATCTCCTGCTTATGGCATCATTTTCCCTGGACCTCTGAAAAATGCGGAGTACCGTACTTTAGCGGATGAACTCATCCGGAAATCCGAATCCGCTCCAGCAAGTGAAAAGCTGTTTATGAAGAAGCTGAACTGGAAGAAGGCGGACTTCACTTTAGCCCGATATGCAAAAGGGAAGGACTATGTGAATATTGCCGTCAGAACAGTCAACCCGGATTCCAAGCTGACGACTGTCATCCAGAATGATCAAAGTACGGCTGAAAAGCTGACGATTAAGGGAACCGAAGTATTTTACATCAACTCGAGTGAGACCAACCAGTCCACAAATGCACGCAAAAACTGGCTTGGATGGAAAGATGACAACAATCATTTACTCTACGAAATTTATGATAACCAGGATAGTCAGCTGTCCAAGCAGGACCTGGTAAAAATTGCTGAGGATGTACTCACATCCCATTGATCCAGCCTGAATGAGCGGGTCGAGGAACCAAATTTGGACCAAACCGAACATATTTCAAAATTGAAGCCTCGGAAGGCTTCTTTTTTGTGGGCAGTATTTTTTGACCGTATCCCCTTGACGTTGGAAAAATAAGGACATATACTGTGTATATAGATATATACAGTAAGCACACGTAATCAACATTTAAAGCGAGGTTAACCTTAATGCAAACACTCAAAGATTCGTGGTTTATGATACGGGGGGATTACCGAGGGGATAAGCTGAGGATTCTGTTTCAGCTGCTGTTCTCCATCGTCTTCATGGGCTATCTCGGCGGGCTGACGGGCATGGTCATCAATGACTCCATCGGTAATCATGAAAGAAAGGTGATCGCCGATTATTTGCTGCTTGCTTTGACACCGTTGCTCGGATTCACGTACTGCCGGCAGCACGCGATGAAATACTGGAGCGGAGATACGTATACGAAAATGCTGGCTTACCACTCAAGCCTGCCGATTCCAGCGAGCGTCATCCTATGTAAAAGAAAGCTGCAGTCCCTTACTTCATTCGGATTGAACGGAGTGCTGTTCTTCGGACTGGTGTACGCCATCAGCAATCATCTCAGGGACGATCTTTCGCCGCTCGGTTATATCGTTTTTGCCTTAACCTGGATTGGTTTCGGGTTTCTGCTGACAGGGCTGTACATTTTCATTGAATTCTCGTGCAGCGGCAGAACGTATTTCTGGTTTATTATGCTGATGATGCTGCTCGCGTTCGGGACGGCCATGCTGGTAAAGTGGGCGGGCGGGAATCTGCTGTTATACAGCTTCGCCTGCTCGAAAGAATGGGGACTGCTGTCACCCCTGATGTGGGGCACGCTGCTGGCGGGAACGCTCTCCGTACAACTGTTCTCCAAATGGACCATTCACAAGTTGAAGAGCCGTGATCTTGCATGATAAGGGCGGCTTGCAGGCGGAAGGCGGTGTAAGCGGTGTGGATACCGATTCAAATTGATGAAAAAAGCGCGGAGCCGCTGTACCACCAGATTGAAACGCAGCTCAGGTCACTGATTATCAGCGGCAATCTCATAGAAGGAACGCTGCTGCCTTCCATCCGGGAATTCGCCGGGGATTTGAAATGCAGCGTGATTACGGTTCGCCGGGTGTATCAGGACCTGGAGGGAGAAGGGCTGCTGCGGACGAAGCAGGGAACGGGAACCTTTGTCTCCCATGTCGGAGACGGGGCGAGGGAAGAATACAGGCGGGCGACGGTCCGCAAGGCGCTGGAAGCGGCGGTGGATGCCGGGCGCTCGGTACAGTTCGGCGAGGCGGAACTGAGTGCGCTTTTTCGGGAGATTGTGAAGCTTAAATACGGAGAAGAGGACGTAAAGGGGGAGTAAGCCTGTGGCGCAAATGGTGGTTGAACTGCGGAATGTCAGCAAAAAACGGAAGAGCAAAACGATAGGTCCGCTTGATCTGACGCTGCCAGAGGGACATATTATCGCGCTGGTGGGACAGAATGGCTCCGGCAAAAGCACGCTGCTGCACATGCTGATGAAGCTTGCGTATCCGGACGAAGGGACTATTCTCTGGTTCGGCGGTAGCTTTGATGGAGGCCTGCCGCTGGAAGTCCGCCGGACCATCGCCTATGTGGCTGAAGCTCCGGCTCACGAAGAGGACCACTGGACGCCGGAAGAGGCCGCCTCTTTCCGCAGCCACTGGTATCCGGAGTGGGACGGCGGCTTTTTCCAGGAAATGCTGGATAAATTCGAGGTACCGCGAGGGTCTAGGCTCGGTAAAATGTCCAAAGGCGAGCGCCGGAAGTTCGAGATCGCGGCCGCGCTGGCCGCCGGGCCGAAGCTGCTGCTGCTCGACGAGCCTTCATCGGGGCTGGACCCTTTTGCCTGGAAAATAATGATTGAGACGTTCCAGCGCTACATGGATGAACGGCAGGCAACGATCATCATTTCTACGCATATTGTTGAAGAAGTGCGCCGGCTGGCCGATTATATCGTCCTTCTGCATCATGGGAAGCTGCTCGGCATGGCGGAGAAAGACAGCCTGCTTGGCATGTGGAACGAAGTGTGGGTAGATGCGAAGGACGAAGAAGAACTGGCGGAGCTTGCGGCTGAGCTGCCGGAGGCGCTGGAACTGAGTATGCAGGCTCCCGGCATGGCGTCGATGATTACCTCCCGTTTGCCGGATTTAGAGAAACGCTTCGCACATCTGGGCGTAAA includes these proteins:
- a CDS encoding class I SAM-dependent methyltransferase, whose product is MSFNWINAEEFSFNSFLLMDRWIVRMICNKYVGWDEFCDNLGIALAYNPSVAWYFAHKSPESKPSIEQMIAKAPKNLTPHEIRKAEVFVIHAMETSVVYVYPGIMNQNCDYIYDWDKQLLFELADFTDKVVLDLGSGTGRLAFAAAEKAKRVYASEPTDMLREYMRDKIKRENINNVVVVDGTIEQIPYEDNSFDIVMSGHVVGDNYDLEIAELSRVVKNGGYIIDCIGEDNRKREADEELIKRGFEPFYHVSKSGGDIYRYRKLVSN
- a CDS encoding ABC transporter ATP-binding protein, with amino-acid sequence MVVELRNVSKKRKSKTIGPLDLTLPEGHIIALVGQNGSGKSTLLHMLMKLAYPDEGTILWFGGSFDGGLPLEVRRTIAYVAEAPAHEEDHWTPEEAASFRSHWYPEWDGGFFQEMLDKFEVPRGSRLGKMSKGERRKFEIAAALAAGPKLLLLDEPSSGLDPFAWKIMIETFQRYMDERQATIIISTHIVEEVRRLADYIVLLHHGKLLGMAEKDSLLGMWNEVWVDAKDEEELAELAAELPEALELSMQAPGMASMITSRLPDLEKRFAHLGVKKIKSRSLDLEEILSLWTMGHRPDLVDLRRGD
- a CDS encoding RNA polymerase sigma factor; this translates as MSLWARFVCEQEAEDAVQDILVKAFEKINMYKPTVSFSSWLYKMAYHHCLNLIHRKKLQQKFKVGLFTPNMTTDSAAQVIERQLFSEPLSRALDKLTAEERTLLVLRIFEEKSFDEIGEIMNKSQEAVKKKYGRTKTKLKKIMDHMKEEEKCVSYNTLFKTKA
- a CDS encoding GntR family transcriptional regulator; the encoded protein is MWIPIQIDEKSAEPLYHQIETQLRSLIISGNLIEGTLLPSIREFAGDLKCSVITVRRVYQDLEGEGLLRTKQGTGTFVSHVGDGAREEYRRATVRKALEAAVDAGRSVQFGEAELSALFREIVKLKYGEEDVKGE
- a CDS encoding DUF4367 domain-containing protein — protein: MNNPSHLPDGYHFDYGYVSPAYGIIFPGPLKNAEYRTLADELIRKSESAPASEKLFMKKLNWKKADFTLARYAKGKDYVNIAVRTVNPDSKLTTVIQNDQSTAEKLTIKGTEVFYINSSETNQSTNARKNWLGWKDDNNHLLYEIYDNQDSQLSKQDLVKIAEDVLTSH
- a CDS encoding methyl-accepting chemotaxis protein — its product is MTILHSIKSKLLGSFSLILIFLVVVGTINFFQMNSIESTYKQLIDGRSTAVSLIKDLSIAINDEKIATNSYLLYADEASLEQYTAAIARYKKLSHQLEAIINDPDEWLLLQGLNLLQIQYTNYAEQMLDLKAQNKTADYMAIGSTNIEPISKKFYEAAQKLTGIQESLLKEGIANAETQTAATQKLSLAISVLAIIIGLTVALWISRSISRPVLLLSNAAKVISGGDLTMQQFKISRKDEIGTLAASFNIMVDHLRRLIQEVGINAEQVAAASQELTAGAEQTTKATEQVVEITGDVTTGAERQLSTVRDGLKAIHYMSEEAEMLSTEAKAVSKEADSSSHLAQEGSLSIRTAIETMRNIEETVSDISREVTVLGERSQDINQLVNVISEIAGKTNLLALNAAIEAARAGDAGRGFAVVAAEVRKLAEQSAASAQNIAGLVENIQEHTMTTVQKVAVGTHVVSSGMDAVLAAGNSFDTIYSSIQGVAVQMAKVTDTSQDISKSTQQLVSTFEHISAVADNTAAGTESVSAASQEQLATMEEITSSASALAKMSEELIGMVNKFKV
- a CDS encoding ABC transporter substrate-binding protein, with amino-acid sequence MKKYAWTRIFIMILASLALIVAGCSNKTVEEHKTEDTSITLKVFWWGSEDRQKRTEAVIKLFEEQHPEIKIEGSTVPLSGYWDQLAMKAADQDFPDVLQMDYSMIADYSMRKLLEPLDAFVKKGTINLSDVDSVYADPGKINNALYGISLGVNAPALIYDPKVFQQTGIKGPGQEITYDQLIEIGKQLKAELGEDFYPLDAETLDFSYYIRQKGATLFSTDGKALGYENDQDLTDFFTLQKTLVNEGIMGFSGTKEEKDSLIVKGDSAFSPITSNRIILYNQLKGSTIRMMPMPTLQGGEEGNYLKPSQFFSISSYSKHKEAAAEFIDFFTNDTAANEILQGERGVPIAGKIRKLLSEQANESGKEQYNYIEYVSNHNKPIDPPPPRGASKVNNLLLRLGKQVNDGLKTPEAASQQFRKEATATLAEMNS